Proteins from a single region of Mucilaginibacter daejeonensis:
- a CDS encoding IMPACT family protein gives MVRQKAEAIFTDRGSKFIAYVYPVRSLSEIKPLVDQLKKEHPKANHHCWAVRLSPDRSVFKVNDDGEPSGTAGRPILNVMLSKDVTDALIVVVRYFGGKLLGVPGLINAYRTSAEMGLQAAGIEEKVISDIYRLTFDHVQMNDVMKVIKAEQATIIRQEADNRCTIEISVRRNKIEQTIGKLNGIYNLTAHLLQG, from the coding sequence ATGGTCAGACAAAAGGCCGAGGCTATCTTCACTGATCGTGGCAGCAAATTTATCGCATACGTTTACCCGGTGAGGTCACTTTCGGAGATCAAACCTTTAGTGGACCAGCTAAAAAAGGAACATCCCAAAGCCAACCACCACTGCTGGGCAGTGCGTCTTTCGCCCGACCGGTCGGTGTTCAAGGTGAATGATGATGGGGAGCCGTCGGGCACTGCCGGAAGGCCCATACTAAATGTCATGTTGTCTAAGGATGTGACCGATGCACTCATCGTGGTGGTGCGTTACTTTGGCGGTAAGTTGCTTGGCGTACCGGGGCTTATCAATGCGTATCGTACCTCGGCCGAGATGGGTTTACAGGCAGCCGGCATCGAAGAAAAAGTGATCAGCGACATTTATCGCCTTACTTTTGACCATGTGCAGATGAACGATGTGATGAAGGTGATCAAGGCCGAGCAGGCTACCATCATCAGGCAAGAGGCTGACAACCGCTGTACGATAGAAATTTCGGTACGAAGAAATAAGATCGAGCAAACAATCGGCAAGTTGAATGGTATATATAATCTGACCGCTCATCTGCTTCAGGGTTAG
- a CDS encoding EamA family transporter yields the protein MLYIFLSVVCSVFVSILLKMARRYQINVVQAITWNYSMAAILTWIFLKPDVRNIEHPPLDIYLLLAILLPLIFYVMSLAVRNAGIVRTDVAQRLSLLISLSAAFLVFGDKFSWLKISGILLGFGAIMCLIPWQKKHVVTQTNKNTWLYLLGVFLGFGAIDVLFKRMALSTTSPYNASLLLVYVASFVVALLGSVYQIKFKHKRFLFRHIVFGWILGVFNFGNILFYLKAHRALAGTPSTVFTAMNIGVITVGTLVGLVVFKEKLSSLHKIGIALAVVAIAVIAYAS from the coding sequence ATGTTATACATTTTCTTAAGTGTTGTTTGTAGCGTGTTCGTTTCCATTTTATTGAAAATGGCGCGGCGCTATCAGATCAATGTGGTGCAGGCCATCACCTGGAACTATTCCATGGCGGCCATCCTTACCTGGATATTCCTTAAACCTGACGTAAGAAACATCGAGCACCCGCCGCTCGATATTTACCTGCTGCTGGCCATTCTGCTGCCGCTGATCTTTTACGTAATGTCGTTAGCCGTACGTAACGCAGGCATCGTACGTACCGATGTAGCTCAACGCTTATCGTTACTGATCTCGTTAAGTGCCGCGTTCCTGGTTTTTGGTGATAAATTTTCCTGGCTTAAGATCAGTGGTATCCTGTTGGGTTTTGGTGCTATCATGTGTTTGATCCCTTGGCAAAAAAAACATGTGGTCACTCAAACCAACAAGAACACCTGGCTTTACCTGTTAGGGGTGTTCCTTGGCTTTGGCGCGATCGATGTCCTTTTCAAGCGCATGGCGCTTAGTACCACTTCGCCTTATAACGCTTCGCTGTTACTGGTTTATGTGGCTTCATTTGTGGTGGCCCTGTTGGGCTCTGTGTACCAGATCAAGTTCAAACATAAGCGTTTCCTGTTCCGGCACATCGTGTTCGGGTGGATACTGGGTGTTTTCAACTTCGGTAACATCCTGTTCTACCTGAAGGCTCACCGGGCTTTGGCCGGTACCCCATCTACGGTGTTCACGGCCATGAATATCGGCGTGATCACCGTTGGTACCTTGGTGGGATTGGTCGTATTCAAAGAGAAACTCAGTTCATTACACAAGATCGGTATCGCCTTGGCCGTGGTGGCTATTGCGGTGATCGCTTACGCTTCCTGA
- the ribD gene encoding bifunctional diaminohydroxyphosphoribosylaminopyrimidine deaminase/5-amino-6-(5-phosphoribosylamino)uracil reductase RibD, whose product MPTHEIYMQRCIDLALLGIGKVSPNPMVGAVIVHNGKVIGEGYHQVYGQAHAEVNAVKTVLEKYDNAEELLRQSTIYVSLEPCAHYGKTPPCADLIIKHRIPHVVVGCRDPFAQVDGKGIERLQQAGIEVITGVLEEECRDLNKRFFTRVQHQRPYIILKWAQTANGYFAPEDGSQYWITGEESKKLVHRWRTEEDAVLVGKNTALADNPQLNVRYWQGRSPKRVVIDRELELSTELHLFDNSVETLVFNAVKFDVQGKTKYIQLEDFERFVPQYILFQLYLQDIQSVIIEGGAKTLNSFIEAGLWDEARIFTGEGMLAEGIKAPVCSGRIGETVNVGEDQLRIIYNK is encoded by the coding sequence ATGCCCACTCACGAAATTTATATGCAGCGCTGCATCGACCTGGCGTTGCTTGGCATAGGCAAAGTAAGCCCTAACCCTATGGTAGGGGCAGTGATCGTTCATAACGGCAAGGTGATCGGCGAGGGCTATCACCAGGTTTATGGGCAGGCGCACGCCGAAGTGAACGCAGTGAAAACCGTTCTGGAAAAGTACGACAATGCCGAAGAGTTGCTTCGCCAAAGCACGATATATGTTTCCTTAGAGCCTTGTGCGCATTACGGCAAAACCCCTCCATGCGCTGACCTGATCATCAAGCACCGCATACCTCATGTGGTAGTAGGTTGCCGCGATCCATTTGCGCAGGTGGACGGTAAGGGTATCGAGCGTTTGCAGCAGGCCGGTATAGAAGTGATCACCGGGGTGCTGGAGGAGGAGTGCCGGGACTTGAACAAGCGTTTCTTCACAAGGGTGCAGCATCAGCGGCCATATATCATCTTAAAATGGGCGCAAACCGCTAACGGCTATTTTGCTCCTGAGGATGGCTCTCAATACTGGATCACTGGCGAAGAGTCGAAGAAGCTGGTCCATCGCTGGCGTACCGAAGAAGATGCCGTGCTGGTAGGGAAGAACACCGCTTTGGCTGATAACCCTCAACTCAATGTGCGTTACTGGCAGGGGCGCTCACCTAAGCGTGTGGTGATCGATCGTGAGCTGGAGCTCAGCACTGAGCTGCATCTGTTCGATAACTCAGTAGAGACGTTAGTGTTCAATGCTGTCAAGTTCGATGTGCAAGGAAAGACCAAATATATCCAACTGGAGGACTTTGAGCGCTTCGTTCCGCAATATATCCTTTTCCAACTTTATTTGCAGGACATACAATCGGTGATCATTGAGGGGGGCGCAAAAACGCTGAATAGTTTCATAGAGGCCGGTCTGTGGGATGAGGCCCGTATCTTTACCGGCGAGGGTATGCTGGCCGAGGGTATCAAAGCACCGGTATGTTCCGGAAGGATCGGTGAAACGGTAAATGTCGGCGAGGATCAGTTGCGCATCATCTATAATAAGTAA
- the prmC gene encoding peptide chain release factor N(5)-glutamine methyltransferase, protein MSGHGTKVGFMFLCWMITVKDAYHTFKTRLEPLYAAQEIEALTSLVLVELTGRSRAQLKAFGDSKLTHDQVERLTNVLDQLLTGMPVQYVLGYTEFYGHTFKVTPAVLIPRPETEELVEWVAQTIGHQQGLKLMDIGTGSGCIPISLKLTNTENELYAVDISSEALDIAKENAVSNQADITFVETDILKPLPAQIAVERFNVIISNPPYVTGADKRQMHKNVTDFEPHMALFVPDDDPLLFYVRIADVAQKLLVDGGYLFFEINESFGQETSTMLASKGFKNIELRQDMSGRDRMIRCVR, encoded by the coding sequence GTGAGTGGGCATGGCACAAAAGTAGGTTTTATGTTTCTTTGTTGGATGATAACGGTCAAAGATGCTTACCATACTTTTAAGACAAGGCTTGAACCCCTGTATGCCGCCCAGGAGATCGAGGCGCTAACAAGCCTAGTGTTAGTGGAATTAACCGGCCGATCGCGCGCCCAACTTAAAGCTTTCGGCGATTCGAAGCTTACTCATGATCAGGTTGAAAGGTTAACCAACGTTCTTGACCAGCTCCTGACCGGCATGCCTGTTCAGTACGTTTTAGGTTATACAGAGTTTTATGGTCACACCTTTAAGGTGACGCCCGCGGTATTGATACCACGCCCAGAGACGGAAGAATTAGTGGAGTGGGTAGCGCAGACCATTGGTCATCAACAAGGCCTTAAACTGATGGATATCGGAACAGGAAGTGGCTGTATACCTATTTCTTTAAAGTTAACAAATACTGAAAATGAGCTATATGCGGTCGATATATCATCTGAGGCTTTAGATATCGCAAAGGAAAATGCTGTATCTAATCAAGCTGACATCACCTTTGTGGAGACCGATATTCTTAAGCCTTTACCTGCACAGATCGCTGTCGAGCGGTTCAATGTGATCATTAGCAATCCTCCTTATGTGACCGGTGCTGACAAACGGCAGATGCATAAGAACGTAACCGATTTCGAGCCACATATGGCGCTGTTCGTACCCGACGATGACCCACTCCTTTTCTACGTACGCATAGCCGATGTCGCCCAAAAACTATTGGTTGATGGTGGGTATCTGTTCTTTGAGATCAATGAAAGTTTTGGTCAAGAAACGTCAACTATGTTAGCCTCAAAAGGCTTTAAAAACATTGAGCTCAGGCAAGACATGAGCGGCCGTGATCGAATGATCCGGTGTGTGCGATAG
- a CDS encoding PAS domain-containing sensor histidine kinase has translation MDNVALLNAIIENAIDGIITIDERGLIEKINPSACALFGYAPEEVTGKNISCLMPPPDRQNHDQYISRYQHTGHAHIIGIGREVKGLKKDGTIFPFRLGVSEVQYSGRKIYTGFIHDLTREKQAEERLIEHAAELEEQVEQRTRSLKETVDELQSAKEEVSRSLEKEKELNQLKSRFVSMASHEFRTPLSSIQLSASLIAKYAENFNNDNIIKHTGKIKNSVGNLTGILNDFLSLERLEAGKVAPVDGQFDIVKFAEEITEEMQHIAKKDQVIIYQHTGKANKVQLDQALLKNCIINLIGNAIKYSGENTFIEFNTRIADDVLEITIKDNGIGIPLSDQKHLFEAFFRAHNTGNIPGTGLGLNIVTRYVELMSGTIQFESREGEGTSFILSFAVQA, from the coding sequence ATGGATAACGTAGCACTGCTGAACGCCATTATCGAGAACGCGATAGATGGCATTATCACCATAGATGAACGCGGCCTGATCGAGAAGATCAATCCTTCGGCATGTGCTTTATTTGGTTATGCGCCTGAAGAAGTGACGGGCAAGAACATCTCTTGCCTGATGCCTCCCCCCGACCGCCAGAACCACGACCAATACATCAGCCGTTACCAGCACACCGGCCATGCTCATATTATTGGCATAGGCCGCGAGGTCAAGGGATTGAAAAAGGACGGTACGATATTTCCGTTCAGGCTGGGCGTAAGCGAGGTACAGTACTCCGGCCGCAAGATCTACACCGGCTTCATCCATGACCTTACCCGCGAAAAACAAGCCGAAGAACGCCTCATTGAACACGCTGCCGAATTGGAAGAACAGGTGGAACAGCGCACCCGCTCCTTAAAGGAGACGGTGGACGAGCTACAGTCGGCCAAGGAAGAGGTGAGCCGGTCATTAGAGAAAGAGAAAGAGCTTAATCAACTCAAAAGCCGGTTCGTGTCTATGGCTTCACATGAATTCCGTACCCCTTTGAGCTCCATACAGTTATCAGCATCGCTGATCGCTAAATACGCGGAAAATTTCAACAATGATAATATCATTAAACATACCGGCAAGATCAAGAACTCGGTAGGCAACCTGACCGGTATCCTGAATGATTTCCTGTCGTTAGAGCGACTGGAAGCCGGCAAAGTGGCGCCGGTGGACGGACAATTCGATATAGTGAAGTTTGCGGAAGAGATCACCGAGGAGATGCAGCACATCGCCAAAAAGGACCAGGTGATCATTTACCAGCATACCGGTAAGGCCAATAAGGTACAGCTGGACCAGGCATTGCTCAAGAACTGCATCATCAACCTGATCGGTAACGCCATTAAGTATTCAGGGGAAAACACCTTCATTGAGTTCAACACCAGGATAGCCGACGACGTGCTCGAGATAACGATCAAGGATAACGGCATTGGCATCCCTTTAAGCGACCAGAAACACTTGTTCGAAGCGTTCTTCAGGGCGCATAATACCGGCAACATCCCAGGTACTGGTTTGGGGCTCAACATCGTGACCCGCTATGTGGAGCTCATGAGCGGTACCATCCAATTTGAGAGCCGTGAGGGCGAGGGAACATCATTCATTTTATCATTTGCAGTTCAAGCATGA